In Pristiophorus japonicus isolate sPriJap1 chromosome 2, sPriJap1.hap1, whole genome shotgun sequence, one genomic interval encodes:
- the LOC139230071 gene encoding uncharacterized protein, translating to MSPTLTLSPAQDSGSFLHPPPPPSRSPISIASNFATQSHEEQERDEGEGPVFEPLDVEELEEDDTSLLPYAPPVRRISVSGSEFMGFESDATRASAARHRCHGAEPTKTHEPTRAEQAAEDAGWLTAIHKIVQLSRTSVDLGRDLLQTMAGIAASTATLAQHHTDSMDRLIRAVEHNTQSAEAMRQAMASGQVVQAPNPTPSRQTNPEEPEMPVPSVMPLPSHQDGYICIDLAVLLHNLHKQRQGGAGLREAILKAGQRRGR from the coding sequence ATGTCTCCCACCCTGACGTTGTCTCCAGCCCAAGACAGTggctccttcctccacccccccccgcccccctcacgaTCACCCATATCCATCGCATCCAATTTCGCCACCCAGAGTCACGAAGAACAGGAGAGAGACGAGGGCGAAGGGCCTGTGTTTGAGCCCCTTGACgtcgaggagctggaagaggatgacacCAGCCTCCTGCCATATGCGCCACCTGTTCGGAGAATCTCGGTGTCGGGCTCTGAATTCATGGGCTTTGAATCGGATGCAACACGTGCAAGTGCTGCCAGGCACAGATGTCATGGAGCTGAACCAACCAAGACGCATGAACCCACAAGGGCCGAACAAGCTGCTGAGGATGCAGGATGGCTCACAGCTATTCATAAGATAGTCCAGCTATCGAGGACGAGTGTCGATCTAGGTCGggatctgctgcagaccatggctgggatagctgccagcaccgCTACCCTCGCTCAGCACCATACTGACAGCATGGACCGGCTCATTCGTGCAGTGGAGCACAATACCCAGTCtgctgaggcgatgaggcaagcgatggcttctgggcAGGTCGTGCAAGCACCCAACCCCACACCTTCAAGACAGACAAATCCCGAGGAGCCAGAGATGCCGGTGCCTTCAGTTATGCCCCTACCTTCTCACCAAGATGGATACATCTGCATTGATCTGGCTGTCCTCCTGCACAACCTGCACAAGCAGAGGCAGGGAGGGGCAGGGTTGCGGGAAGCCATCTTGAAGGCGGGACAAAGAAGAGGACGATGA